A genome region from Pseudoalteromonas tetraodonis includes the following:
- a CDS encoding flavin reductase family protein — protein sequence MLTSVLDQFSKWFLHHQSFAAYIEPLIQVVKPAWRAGFFRAQIVDVHALSGQFLSVTLKPNKQWRAHIAGQYISLTLELNGRLLTRVFTIACSPAQYKATGLLRVLIKTNEQGRFTAQLQSTLKAPSWCNISAPSGDFVFKSWHKASTFVAGGSGITPMLAMLSQQLANTQHTIKLLYFAKANEHQCVEELAALAERYAHFSYLLLTRDMSPQLTTHINIDDNPDIYCCGPAAFMQKIAHFANQHHLTYYQEAFGLALPSLNDDSQFTVKINNDHHDVAANEVLLTQFEAKKLPVQRGCGIGICHQCQCIKKTGVVRNLKTGELSDNGEQLIQLCVSQAVSDLELQL from the coding sequence ATGCTAACTTCGGTATTAGACCAATTTTCAAAATGGTTTTTACACCATCAAAGCTTTGCCGCTTACATAGAGCCTTTAATACAGGTCGTTAAACCTGCATGGCGAGCCGGCTTTTTTCGTGCGCAAATTGTTGATGTACACGCGTTGAGTGGTCAGTTTTTAAGTGTAACGCTTAAACCCAATAAACAGTGGCGCGCCCACATTGCGGGCCAGTATATTAGTTTAACGCTTGAGCTCAACGGGCGTTTGCTTACCCGTGTATTTACGATTGCTTGCAGCCCCGCGCAATACAAAGCAACCGGATTGCTGCGAGTTTTAATTAAAACCAATGAGCAAGGACGTTTTACAGCTCAGTTGCAAAGCACATTAAAGGCGCCGTCGTGGTGTAATATTTCTGCGCCAAGTGGCGACTTTGTATTTAAAAGCTGGCATAAAGCCAGCACCTTTGTTGCTGGTGGCTCGGGTATTACACCTATGCTGGCAATGCTTAGCCAGCAATTAGCAAATACTCAGCACACTATCAAATTACTGTATTTTGCAAAAGCTAATGAGCACCAATGCGTTGAAGAACTTGCCGCATTAGCAGAGCGTTATGCGCATTTTTCTTACTTGTTACTCACTCGCGATATGAGCCCGCAATTAACTACGCATATAAACATCGATGACAATCCTGATATTTACTGCTGTGGGCCAGCAGCGTTTATGCAAAAAATTGCACATTTTGCAAACCAGCATCATTTAACCTATTACCAAGAAGCCTTTGGCCTTGCATTGCCAAGCTTAAATGATGACAGTCAATTTACTGTAAAAATTAATAATGATCACCACGACGTAGCAGCGAATGAGGTGTTGTTAACTCAGTTTGAGGCAAAAAAACTACCTGTGCAGCGAGGGTGTGGGATTGGTATTTGTCATCAATGCCAGTGCATTAAAAAAACGGGCGTGGTGCGCAATTTAAAAACCGGTGAGTTATCAGATAACGGCGAGCAGTTAATTCAACTGTGTGTTAGCCAAGCGGTCAGTGATTTGGAGTTACAGCTATGA